In Methylophaga thalassica, one genomic interval encodes:
- a CDS encoding type II secretion system F family protein, translated as MTKFVYKALSAKGEMITGSKEEVDQTAVVQFLRQSGYVPVSISQQSWLTGSFNLQRKKPQAPLSQTLLLTFFSELATLLDAGLPVDQSLKRMERLTSSTPLKETLSALHQGVAAGDSLAKAMAAQGQRFTDLHINMVLAGETGGHLPQVMNELAYYQETMASLRRQLMSALSYPMILLVMSILSIVMMMTYVIPKFVPLFEGAEQTIPWLTQQVFAVAHFFEQSWWLPLVIFIVMALAVDGIQKHPAGKVWLDGKILKLPIIGSLITVVNIGRFSQSMASMLTHGVGLIEAVNMASGAINNGKIKQALAEVSKQVSHGSSLAKALKSFSCFPSLLTELVEIGEQTGQLEPMFSKVAKAYQLQVEDRTKQLLSLVEPVLIIGLGGIIGVIIISIMLAMLGLNDLVR; from the coding sequence ATGACTAAGTTTGTTTATAAAGCTTTATCCGCCAAAGGCGAGATGATCACCGGCAGTAAAGAGGAAGTCGATCAGACTGCCGTGGTGCAATTCCTGCGTCAGTCAGGCTATGTTCCGGTCTCCATCAGCCAACAGTCGTGGCTGACAGGTTCATTCAATCTACAAAGAAAAAAGCCGCAAGCACCGCTATCACAAACATTGTTACTCACCTTTTTCAGTGAGCTGGCTACCTTGCTTGATGCAGGCCTGCCGGTAGATCAGTCATTAAAACGCATGGAAAGACTGACAAGTTCAACACCATTAAAAGAGACGCTGTCTGCCTTGCATCAGGGAGTAGCCGCTGGTGATAGTCTGGCAAAAGCCATGGCCGCTCAGGGACAACGTTTCACTGATTTACATATCAATATGGTGCTGGCGGGTGAGACGGGTGGACATTTACCCCAGGTGATGAATGAGTTGGCTTATTACCAGGAAACAATGGCCTCATTGCGTCGACAACTGATGTCGGCACTAAGCTATCCCATGATATTACTGGTTATGTCGATATTATCGATTGTGATGATGATGACCTACGTTATTCCTAAGTTTGTACCCTTATTTGAGGGGGCGGAGCAAACGATTCCCTGGCTGACACAACAGGTATTTGCCGTTGCTCATTTTTTTGAGCAGAGCTGGTGGCTACCTTTAGTGATATTTATTGTGATGGCTCTGGCTGTGGATGGTATACAAAAGCATCCAGCAGGTAAGGTTTGGCTGGATGGCAAAATACTCAAATTACCGATAATAGGTTCACTGATAACCGTTGTGAATATTGGCCGCTTTTCTCAGAGTATGGCGTCGATGTTGACTCATGGTGTTGGCTTAATTGAAGCCGTGAATATGGCATCCGGTGCGATTAATAATGGCAAAATTAAACAGGCATTGGCTGAAGTATCGAAGCAAGTAAGCCATGGCAGTTCGCTTGCCAAAGCATTAAAGTCGTTTTCCTGTTTTCCAAGTCTGTTAACAGAGCTTGTAGAAATCGGCGAACAAACCGGCCAGTTGGAGCCGATGTTCAGCAAGGTGGCAAAAGCCTATCAACTGCAAGTCGAAGACAGGACCAAACAATTATTAAGCCTGGTTGAACCTGTATTAATCATTGGTTTGGGTGGCATTATTGGTGTCATCATTATTTCTATTATGCTGGCGATGTTAGGACTAAATGATTTGGTCCGTTAG
- the gspG gene encoding type II secretion system major pseudopilin GspG: MMKKNNRGFSLIELLVVLAILALLVGLVGPRVMKQLGGAKADTAVLQIADLQASLDIYYLDMGVYPTSAQGLNALIEKSADLSGWNGPYLKKKKVPVDPWGHAYHYVSPGKYGDYDLYSLGADNQQGGSGDDQDINSWE; encoded by the coding sequence ATGATGAAAAAAAATAATCGTGGTTTTAGTCTTATCGAATTGCTGGTGGTGCTGGCTATCTTAGCTTTGCTGGTCGGTCTGGTCGGTCCTAGAGTGATGAAACAGTTAGGTGGGGCGAAAGCTGATACGGCTGTGTTACAGATCGCTGACCTGCAAGCCTCACTTGATATCTACTATCTGGATATGGGCGTGTATCCCACTTCTGCTCAAGGTTTAAATGCACTGATTGAAAAGTCGGCTGATCTCTCTGGCTGGAATGGCCCTTATCTCAAAAAGAAAAAAGTCCCAGTCGATCCCTGGGGGCATGCCTATCATTATGTTTCACCCGGTAAATATGGTGACTATGACTTGTATTCATTAGGTGCCGATAATCAGCAGGGTGGTAGTGGTGACGATCAAGATATCAATAGCTGGGAGTAA
- a CDS encoding GspH/FimT family pseudopilin, which produces MSRSAIAKGFTLIELLVVMTLMVMLMTLLPPLFRPVMEHHSLYAESQRLVLLMRQARNEAMLTQQTQYVELNVTNQQIAHNNQRMQLAASTNLDAYVADRTNAKNQGSIVFYADGSSSGGQLVLTDKHYAYGIDVNWVTGQIQLSKQLPM; this is translated from the coding sequence TTGTCACGCTCGGCAATAGCAAAAGGCTTTACCTTAATTGAGCTATTAGTCGTGATGACGCTGATGGTCATGCTGATGACTTTATTACCTCCGTTATTTCGTCCGGTGATGGAACACCATAGTCTGTATGCGGAATCTCAGCGCTTAGTGTTGTTAATGCGGCAAGCCCGCAATGAAGCGATGCTGACTCAACAAACGCAATACGTTGAGCTGAATGTCACCAACCAACAAATTGCTCACAACAATCAGCGTATGCAACTGGCGGCGAGCACAAATCTGGATGCCTATGTAGCAGACCGGACAAATGCAAAGAACCAGGGAAGCATTGTTTTTTATGCCGATGGCAGTAGTAGTGGCGGTCAATTAGTGCTGACAGACAAACATTATGCCTATGGCATCGATGTGAACTGGGTGACCGGGCAAATTCAGTTAAGTAAACAGTTGCCAATGTGA
- a CDS encoding type IV pilus modification PilV family protein, producing the protein MKQRGFSLLELLVAFSLMSVSLVILFQLYAKGQQVIRLGNDYNVATTIAESLIAQATYQTSGTQQSGITEKQFHWQLTIQPTNGNMQSKLPLREVSANVSWQRSGKPYHVHLSTLVPVSKATP; encoded by the coding sequence ATGAAACAGCGTGGTTTTAGTTTACTTGAGTTACTGGTGGCTTTTAGTTTGATGAGTGTGTCTTTAGTCATCCTGTTTCAGTTATATGCAAAAGGCCAGCAGGTTATACGCTTAGGCAATGATTACAACGTGGCGACAACGATTGCAGAGTCATTGATTGCTCAGGCGACATATCAAACCAGTGGAACACAACAATCTGGCATCACCGAGAAGCAGTTTCATTGGCAGTTAACGATTCAGCCGACAAACGGCAATATGCAATCAAAACTACCATTGAGAGAGGTCAGCGCCAATGTGTCATGGCAACGTTCAGGTAAACCGTACCATGTACATCTTTCTACGTTAGTGCCTGTCAGCAAGGCCACACCATGA
- a CDS encoding prepilin-type N-terminal cleavage/methylation domain-containing protein yields MKKQSGFTLLEMLIAISLMTIMLGLLFSASRTLSGQTQSGIDQVQMNDDIRLVIQFVRRLISQTSPIVMNQGTSHPVLFSGAKHQLGFVSTLPAHAGGNSLYWVELMLKENQLVMNYQPLLSLHKNHKDIQQITLLNGVASLDFSYAELHNNITPKWHSAWRKSQKLPPMISMTLAQKNQAEKYPIVVSLPAQVTRMRDHLSVQRSDS; encoded by the coding sequence ATGAAAAAACAGTCAGGTTTTACCTTGTTGGAGATGCTTATTGCCATCAGTTTGATGACGATTATGCTGGGTTTGTTGTTCAGTGCCTCACGTACGCTCAGTGGACAGACTCAGTCTGGCATTGATCAGGTGCAAATGAATGATGATATCCGGCTGGTGATTCAGTTTGTCAGGAGACTTATCAGTCAGACATCACCGATTGTGATGAATCAGGGCACCTCACATCCTGTGTTATTTTCAGGAGCAAAACATCAGCTTGGATTTGTCTCTACTTTACCTGCTCATGCCGGTGGTAACAGTCTGTATTGGGTTGAGTTGATGCTTAAAGAAAACCAATTGGTGATGAATTATCAGCCATTACTGAGTCTGCATAAAAATCATAAGGATATTCAGCAGATTACGCTGTTAAATGGCGTGGCATCATTGGATTTTTCCTATGCAGAACTTCATAACAACATCACACCAAAATGGCATTCAGCCTGGCGAAAAAGTCAGAAACTACCGCCAATGATTTCAATGACTCTGGCACAGAAAAACCAGGCAGAAAAATATCCAATCGTGGTGTCTTTGCCTGCCCAGGTGACGCGGATGCGGGATCATCTCAGTGTGCAGCGTAGTGACTCATGA
- a CDS encoding general secretion pathway protein GspK — MSSVKQQGAALLIVLWMIALLMILAVSFSQTMRIETQQIKQQQEALASKYLAMDGVWQVIQALVDERSDRLTNGTRYKMMTDKGTLFLQIQDQNGLLDVNYAPAELITSVLKIKGWSSHAAEQYADQIVDWRDRDSERLPAGAERLHYRSAGRDNSPKNAAFNSLEELRLLLSMDEQNYQKIAPLMTVYSQQSGLNLSVLPVSLYSENERKRLSELPNDQLQRLPAGRCFVIISRAEVKKSVASLKVAVLLNPEQTKDYAILSWQAITGVES; from the coding sequence ATGAGCTCAGTCAAACAGCAAGGTGCAGCGTTATTGATCGTGCTCTGGATGATCGCGCTTTTGATGATTTTAGCCGTGAGTTTTAGCCAAACCATGCGTATTGAAACGCAACAAATCAAACAGCAGCAGGAGGCGTTGGCAAGTAAATATCTGGCAATGGATGGCGTGTGGCAGGTGATCCAAGCATTAGTTGATGAGCGTAGTGACAGACTGACCAATGGCACCCGGTACAAGATGATGACGGATAAAGGCACCTTATTTCTCCAGATTCAGGACCAAAATGGATTGCTTGATGTTAATTACGCCCCGGCTGAATTAATCACTTCCGTATTAAAAATAAAAGGCTGGTCTTCACATGCGGCTGAACAATATGCCGATCAAATTGTTGATTGGCGTGACCGTGATAGTGAACGTCTCCCCGCCGGAGCTGAACGTTTACATTACCGATCTGCCGGGCGAGATAACTCACCCAAAAATGCCGCTTTTAATAGTCTTGAAGAGCTGCGTTTGCTGTTGTCGATGGACGAGCAGAATTATCAAAAGATAGCCCCGTTGATGACGGTGTATTCTCAACAATCGGGTCTTAACTTATCTGTACTACCAGTAAGTCTCTACAGTGAAAATGAGCGGAAACGTCTTAGTGAACTGCCTAATGATCAATTACAACGACTTCCCGCCGGTCGTTGTTTTGTCATCATCAGTCGCGCCGAGGTTAAAAAAAGTGTGGCGAGTCTGAAAGTGGCGGTATTGCTGAATCCGGAGCAAACCAAGGATTATGCAATTTTGTCCTGGCAGGCTATCACAGGAGTTGAGTCCTGA
- a CDS encoding PilN domain-containing protein translates to MFWQQLRQGIASAWKWWLSQLNAGLPKRWQYQTDIRRRRLCISFHEDRYQLTLWSKAGDDIRWQATTKRADKLTLPKKTSPNKSVLLLDEQQVLSRQLTIPRSAKHNIAELLCFEMDKFTPFQAEQVSFDWVELEEQDDPELIQLRLFVMLREDIEQHQQRLKPLGISIDRVSVQDSLYRDRVNLLGSLSSKNAWSAYVWPASALVCLLCALYLPLSFYETQLQQQQKSLTALRTKAMHDVKKQQHGEYTLAQFRELAEQQRQQQWLAVLNTLSEVLPKDTWVRRFQVRDNTIEIQGVSTSATTLLSLLAKTKQFTDVTFKAPVTFDKQLGKERFFITMKRATDAS, encoded by the coding sequence ATGTTCTGGCAACAACTCAGACAAGGCATTGCGTCTGCCTGGAAATGGTGGTTGTCACAGCTTAATGCTGGGCTGCCTAAACGCTGGCAATATCAAACTGATATTCGCCGTCGACGATTATGTATCAGCTTCCATGAGGATCGTTATCAGTTAACGCTATGGTCTAAGGCTGGAGATGACATTCGTTGGCAAGCCACAACAAAGCGTGCTGATAAGCTCACCCTGCCTAAAAAAACGAGTCCGAACAAGAGTGTCTTATTGCTTGATGAACAGCAAGTATTGTCTCGTCAACTAACGATTCCACGTTCAGCAAAACACAATATTGCCGAGCTATTGTGCTTTGAAATGGATAAGTTCACGCCTTTTCAGGCCGAGCAGGTGAGCTTTGACTGGGTTGAGCTGGAAGAACAAGACGATCCGGAGCTGATTCAGCTTCGCTTGTTTGTCATGCTGCGTGAAGATATCGAACAGCATCAACAACGCCTGAAACCTTTAGGCATTAGTATCGACAGGGTGTCTGTTCAAGACAGTCTATATCGTGATCGGGTGAATTTATTAGGTTCACTGTCTTCAAAAAACGCATGGTCAGCGTATGTTTGGCCCGCATCGGCCCTGGTCTGCCTACTTTGTGCGCTTTATCTGCCCTTGTCTTTTTATGAAACCCAGCTGCAACAGCAACAAAAAAGTCTGACGGCTTTACGTACAAAGGCAATGCATGATGTGAAGAAGCAACAACATGGTGAATATACGCTGGCACAATTTCGTGAGTTAGCAGAGCAACAACGACAGCAGCAGTGGTTAGCTGTGCTTAATACCCTGAGTGAGGTGTTGCCAAAAGACACCTGGGTAAGACGCTTCCAGGTCAGAGACAACACCATTGAGATTCAGGGCGTGTCGACATCAGCAACCACACTGCTTTCCTTATTAGCTAAGACAAAACAATTTACCGACGTGACTTTCAAGGCGCCTGTGACCTTTGATAAGCAACTGGGCAAAGAAAGGTTTTTTATCACCATGAAGCGAGCCACCGATGCGAGCTGA
- the gspM gene encoding type II secretion system protein GspM produces MRAELSRFYPALAWSVLILVIVFFWLVIINPALSVRQHYTSALEETRFMQQKLSRQLEQPSVLLTEDETRQLADRFLFHGESKALMAAQMQSLVAKHLDDLGLTKMSAETTLVEQDKGFDQIQLRLQFQTDLKGLVAFLSRIESQQPLLLIDELSIVVNDDNTQSSSPQLEVQTMMTGFYQTEKTEKAS; encoded by the coding sequence ATGCGAGCTGAGCTATCACGTTTTTATCCGGCACTAGCTTGGTCAGTACTCATTCTGGTCATTGTATTTTTCTGGCTGGTGATTATCAATCCGGCCTTGTCTGTTCGGCAGCACTACACCAGTGCACTGGAAGAGACTCGATTTATGCAGCAAAAATTATCGCGTCAGTTAGAACAACCATCAGTATTGCTGACTGAGGATGAAACGAGGCAGTTGGCAGATCGCTTTTTATTTCATGGTGAATCAAAAGCCTTGATGGCTGCACAAATGCAGTCATTGGTAGCTAAACATCTGGATGACTTGGGCCTGACTAAAATGAGTGCCGAGACGACGCTTGTCGAGCAGGACAAAGGCTTTGACCAGATTCAGTTACGTCTTCAGTTCCAGACCGATTTGAAAGGTCTAGTGGCCTTTTTATCCCGTATTGAATCACAGCAACCGTTACTGCTCATTGATGAATTATCTATTGTGGTGAATGACGATAACACTCAGTCATCATCCCCCCAGCTTGAAGTACAAACCATGATGACCGGCTTTTATCAAACAGAGAAAACGGAGAAGGCATCATGA
- the gspD gene encoding type II secretion system secretin GspD: MIRLAAIVVSLIVLAGCQHLTGTKVQQPAKLAGNSVNTPVSTTPISQHITSSDDTKPLQKTVVYGDNPTSQIPRQQFSSNAEHNDITLNFEAVALADFVRVVLGEILAVNYSMDKNLTGQVTIQTPSPIAKEAVLPMLESVLAMNNARLMVNHDFYQVVASDQALSRTSGNTQSGYGVHVIPLRYISAAEMAKILMPYAGKDTDIQVDQKRNLVLLRGNQQDVQTLTQTISVFDVDWLAGMSVGIYPIKNASVNDIQRELETILLTAAADNNEPSANGPVRLMAINRLNSILAISANRASLLNVERWVERLDMASNLGKQQLYVYKVQNAKAKQLADVLAQVFGANIQQLADSKTEKQTLAPGETQVHLGSTQTTLNNPDQSLSASQANKARFLNDEVDIIADDVRNALVIMATAKDYDMIERTIKQLDTVPMQVLIEASIIEVTLSDELNFGVEWFFKNGIGSKQGNSQLDLGNSGINAKTPGFSFTVVDSLSNVRFALNTLAAQSKLNVLSSPSLMVLDNQPAKINVGDEIPIPTRQSVSNTDATAPTVNEIDFRKTGVSLTVLPRVNNSGLVTMEIRQEVSNAVQTTTSTIDAPTIQQREIQSVVAINSGETIVLGGLIQDSKTNNDSGVPGLHKLPVLGYLFGQTSDAVRRTELLVLITPRVIRDRTSAQAVTEELRNKMLTIEEIPASVSGKI, translated from the coding sequence ATGATTAGGCTAGCAGCAATAGTCGTATCGTTAATAGTGCTGGCGGGGTGTCAGCATCTGACTGGCACCAAAGTACAACAGCCAGCCAAACTGGCAGGCAATAGTGTCAATACCCCCGTTTCAACTACGCCTATCAGTCAGCACATTACATCTTCAGATGATACGAAACCGCTGCAGAAAACGGTGGTTTATGGAGACAATCCCACATCGCAAATTCCTCGCCAGCAGTTTTCTAGCAATGCTGAACACAACGATATTACGCTCAATTTTGAAGCCGTCGCGCTGGCTGATTTTGTCCGTGTTGTATTAGGCGAAATTTTGGCAGTGAATTACTCAATGGATAAAAACCTAACAGGGCAAGTCACTATTCAAACACCAAGTCCCATCGCAAAAGAAGCAGTATTGCCGATGCTGGAAAGTGTATTGGCAATGAATAATGCTCGATTAATGGTGAACCATGACTTTTATCAGGTGGTGGCATCCGATCAGGCATTATCCCGTACATCAGGTAATACCCAGTCAGGTTATGGGGTGCATGTCATCCCTCTGCGTTATATCAGTGCTGCTGAAATGGCGAAGATTTTAATGCCTTATGCTGGGAAGGATACCGATATCCAAGTTGATCAAAAGCGTAATCTGGTTTTATTACGTGGCAATCAACAGGATGTGCAAACACTGACGCAGACGATTTCTGTGTTTGATGTCGACTGGCTGGCGGGGATGTCTGTCGGTATTTATCCAATAAAAAATGCTTCTGTGAACGACATTCAGCGTGAATTGGAAACTATTCTGTTAACAGCTGCGGCAGACAATAATGAGCCGTCAGCTAATGGTCCCGTGCGCTTAATGGCTATTAATCGTCTTAATAGTATTTTAGCGATCAGTGCAAACCGAGCATCGCTGTTAAATGTGGAACGTTGGGTTGAGCGCTTAGATATGGCTTCGAATCTAGGTAAACAGCAACTGTATGTCTATAAAGTCCAGAATGCCAAGGCGAAGCAGCTGGCGGATGTTCTGGCTCAGGTGTTTGGTGCCAATATCCAACAGCTGGCAGATTCTAAGACAGAAAAACAAACACTGGCCCCAGGTGAAACCCAAGTCCATTTGGGCTCAACACAGACAACATTAAATAATCCAGACCAGAGCTTATCTGCATCTCAAGCGAATAAAGCGCGTTTCTTAAATGATGAGGTCGATATTATTGCCGATGATGTGCGTAATGCGCTGGTAATTATGGCTACAGCCAAAGATTACGACATGATTGAGCGTACGATTAAACAGCTTGATACCGTGCCGATGCAGGTATTAATTGAAGCCAGCATAATTGAAGTCACCTTATCAGATGAGCTTAATTTTGGTGTGGAGTGGTTTTTTAAAAATGGTATAGGTAGCAAGCAAGGTAATAGTCAACTGGATTTAGGTAATTCTGGCATTAATGCTAAAACACCGGGCTTTTCGTTTACCGTGGTGGACAGCTTAAGCAATGTCCGCTTTGCGTTGAATACACTTGCCGCTCAATCAAAATTGAATGTTTTATCGTCGCCGTCTTTGATGGTGTTGGATAACCAACCTGCCAAAATCAATGTTGGTGATGAGATTCCTATCCCCACCCGACAATCAGTGAGTAATACTGATGCCACTGCACCAACAGTCAATGAAATTGATTTTCGTAAAACTGGTGTGTCGTTAACCGTATTACCACGTGTCAATAATAGTGGTCTTGTTACTATGGAAATACGTCAGGAAGTCAGTAATGCCGTGCAAACAACCACCTCGACGATTGACGCCCCCACCATCCAGCAACGAGAAATTCAAAGTGTGGTTGCTATCAATTCTGGTGAAACCATTGTGCTTGGTGGCTTAATTCAGGACAGCAAAACCAATAATGACAGCGGCGTACCAGGACTACATAAATTACCGGTTTTAGGGTATTTATTCGGGCAAACCTCAGACGCGGTGAGAAGAACGGAACTATTGGTATTAATCACACCAAGAGTGATTCGAGACCGCACATCGGCGCAGGCGGTAACCGAAGAGTTAAGAAACAAAATGCTGACAATAGAAGAAATCCCGGCATCTGTCTCAGGGAAAATATAA
- a CDS encoding alkaline phosphatase, which produces MSNKLPLLLGAATLALSVTAYAKQPVLTDYQVNSDWYTDAVEKMDNKPAYKNAHKAKNVILFVGDGMGISTITAARILEGQLNGKPGEENRLIFETFPFTGLAKTYNVDAQTPDSAGTMTAMMSGVKTDAGIIGIGEDVHRGVCSTMNGHELVTALELAEIAGKSTGIVTTARITHATPAATYAKSVDRDWEDVSDMPASVTRRGLPCKDIAKQLVEFESNLKNRYPTAKRINGIEVAMGGGRRHFLPKNPAFNSPDAVSSVEGDRTDGRNLVAEWQTTYPTGKYVYDKAGFDAIDPAKTDKIFALFNESHMQYEADRGNDIAGEPSLSEMTEKAIKVLNKNDSGFFLMVESGRIDHAHHAGNAHGALNETIEFAHAVKTALENTNPEETLIIVTADHSHVFTMAGYPKRGNPILGKVVSVGSNEPALAADGKPYTTLGYTNGLGFRDLGNETDADASYSAGPDTGRKDLTAVNTELSGYHQEALVPLGSETHAGEDVAIFATGPGANAVTGVNEQNLIYHIMNQAARLEVKAEKAIK; this is translated from the coding sequence ATGTCAAACAAGCTACCTTTATTATTGGGTGCAGCAACTTTAGCATTAAGCGTAACAGCTTATGCTAAACAACCTGTTCTAACTGATTATCAAGTTAACAGTGACTGGTATACCGACGCTGTTGAAAAAATGGATAACAAACCAGCTTATAAAAATGCACACAAAGCAAAAAATGTGATTTTATTTGTCGGTGACGGTATGGGCATTTCTACTATTACAGCTGCCCGTATTTTAGAAGGCCAGTTAAATGGCAAACCAGGTGAAGAAAACCGCCTGATCTTTGAAACATTTCCGTTCACAGGCCTGGCAAAAACATACAACGTTGATGCTCAAACACCTGACTCTGCTGGTACGATGACGGCCATGATGAGTGGTGTTAAAACAGATGCCGGTATCATTGGTATTGGTGAAGATGTTCACCGTGGTGTGTGTTCAACAATGAACGGCCATGAACTGGTGACAGCGCTTGAGCTGGCTGAAATCGCTGGTAAATCAACAGGTATCGTCACAACAGCACGTATCACTCACGCCACACCTGCAGCGACTTATGCAAAATCAGTGGATCGTGACTGGGAAGACGTTTCAGATATGCCTGCGTCAGTTACCCGCCGTGGCTTACCCTGTAAAGATATTGCCAAACAATTGGTTGAATTTGAAAGCAACCTGAAAAATCGTTATCCAACAGCAAAACGTATTAACGGTATCGAAGTCGCTATGGGTGGTGGTCGTCGTCACTTCTTACCAAAAAATCCTGCCTTTAATAGCCCTGATGCAGTCAGCTCAGTTGAAGGTGACAGAACAGATGGTCGTAACTTAGTTGCTGAATGGCAAACAACTTACCCAACAGGTAAGTATGTTTATGATAAAGCAGGATTTGATGCGATTGACCCAGCGAAAACCGATAAAATCTTTGCTCTGTTTAATGAATCACATATGCAATATGAAGCTGACCGTGGCAATGACATTGCCGGTGAACCTTCATTATCTGAAATGACGGAAAAAGCTATTAAAGTATTGAACAAGAACGATAGTGGTTTCTTTTTAATGGTGGAATCAGGTCGTATTGACCATGCTCATCATGCGGGTAATGCACATGGTGCTTTAAATGAAACTATTGAGTTTGCTCATGCGGTTAAAACAGCATTAGAAAACACTAATCCTGAAGAAACATTGATTATCGTGACTGCGGATCATAGCCATGTATTCACAATGGCGGGTTATCCAAAACGTGGTAATCCTATTTTAGGTAAAGTGGTCAGCGTTGGTTCAAATGAGCCTGCATTAGCTGCTGATGGTAAACCTTATACCACTCTGGGTTACACCAACGGTCTTGGTTTCCGTGACTTAGGTAATGAAACAGATGCTGATGCGAGCTATAGCGCAGGTCCTGATACTGGTCGTAAAGACTTAACAGCAGTGAATACAGAGCTGTCAGGTTATCACCAGGAAGCATTAGTTCCACTGGGTTCTGAAACACATGCAGGTGAAGATGTGGCGATTTTTGCTACTGGTCCAGGTGCCAATGCGGTGACAGGTGTGAATGAACAAAACTTGATTTATCACATTATGAACCAGGCAGCACGTTTGGAAGTTAAAGCAGAAAAAGCGATTAAGTAA
- a CDS encoding YqaA family protein — protein MDYFVSLGYPGLFISAFLSATLLPLSSEFVLSTLLVKGLSPTLLISTATVANVLGSMLNYALGYWASSAVINKWLRISESDIRKAENRFKKYGLISLCFAWLPVIGDPLTVMAGLIKIHLGWFVVLVTAGKLIRYIVISQVALSLN, from the coding sequence ATGGATTATTTTGTTAGCCTGGGTTATCCAGGGCTTTTTATCTCAGCCTTTTTATCTGCCACGCTACTGCCACTTAGCTCTGAATTCGTTCTGAGCACACTATTAGTCAAAGGATTATCACCGACTTTACTCATCAGCACAGCCACCGTGGCAAACGTGCTTGGATCAATGCTGAATTATGCTTTAGGTTATTGGGCCAGTTCTGCAGTCATAAACAAATGGTTACGGATATCAGAAAGCGATATCAGAAAAGCGGAAAACCGGTTTAAGAAATATGGTCTTATTTCCCTGTGTTTTGCCTGGCTGCCCGTCATTGGTGATCCATTAACTGTTATGGCAGGACTCATAAAAATACATCTAGGCTGGTTTGTCGTGTTAGTCACAGCTGGCAAGTTGATTCGCTATATCGTCATCAGTCAGGTAGCACTATCGCTAAATTAA